In a genomic window of Flavobacterium sp. KACC 22761:
- a CDS encoding zinc-binding alcohol dehydrogenase family protein, protein MKAIGFKTSLKIEEKESFIEFETQKPVPGAHDLLVKIDAISVNPVDFKIRQNSAKDTVLETPKIIGWDAVGIVQAVGEKVTLFEVGDPVYYAGDITKQGSNAEYQIIDERIVGRKPKSLSIEEAAVIPLTALTAWEILFDRIRISAEKDRGKSILIIGGAGGVGSIAIQLAKKIAGLTVIATASRSETIDWCKSQGADYVVDHKNLIASVRAAGFEHVDFILDFVDTNAYWDIMTEMIKPQGHIASITGSSNPVALNSLKSKSVSFSWELMYTRSMFQTEDMIEQHHILNKVADLLDDGVLKTTLNQTLNGLTVENLKKAHQLLESGKTIGKIAIKF, encoded by the coding sequence ATGAAAGCAATAGGATTTAAAACATCATTAAAAATAGAAGAAAAGGAAAGTTTTATAGAATTTGAAACTCAAAAACCTGTGCCGGGTGCACACGATTTATTAGTAAAAATTGACGCAATTTCAGTAAATCCGGTCGATTTCAAGATTCGCCAGAACAGCGCTAAAGATACAGTGCTTGAAACACCAAAAATTATTGGCTGGGATGCCGTTGGAATTGTGCAGGCCGTTGGAGAAAAAGTAACATTGTTTGAAGTGGGCGATCCGGTTTATTATGCTGGAGATATTACAAAACAAGGAAGCAATGCTGAATATCAAATTATTGATGAGCGTATTGTAGGCAGAAAACCAAAATCACTAAGTATTGAAGAAGCCGCTGTAATTCCGTTGACCGCTTTGACTGCTTGGGAAATATTGTTTGACCGAATTAGAATCAGCGCCGAAAAAGACAGAGGAAAATCGATTTTAATTATCGGTGGAGCGGGTGGTGTTGGCTCGATAGCGATTCAATTGGCTAAGAAAATTGCAGGATTAACTGTTATTGCAACAGCGTCGCGTTCTGAAACAATTGATTGGTGCAAAAGCCAAGGTGCTGATTATGTGGTCGATCATAAAAATTTGATTGCTTCAGTCAGAGCGGCAGGTTTTGAACATGTTGATTTTATTTTGGATTTTGTCGATACCAATGCTTATTGGGACATCATGACTGAAATGATTAAACCTCAAGGACACATTGCGTCAATCACAGGGAGTAGCAACCCTGTTGCATTAAACAGTTTGAAAAGCAAAAGTGTTTCCTTTTCTTGGGAATTAATGTACACACGCTCAATGTTTCAAACCGAAGATATGATTGAGCAACATCACATTTTGAATAAAGTTGCCGACTTGCTTGATGACGGAGTTTTAAAAACGACTTTAAATCAAACGTTAAACGGACTAACAGTTGAGAATTTAAAGAAAGCGCATCAACTTTTGGAATCAGGAAAAACCATTGGAAAAATTGCTATTAAGTTTTAA
- a CDS encoding DoxX family protein codes for MISKNTDLGLLVLRISVGGLMLFHGVAKLLHGISFLVENMGTFAYAVYIGEVLAPLLILLGWRARIGAVIFAINCIVAIAVAHSQDMFSISDHGGYANELLMLYLLGSIALFFTGAGKFAVSKTNQWD; via the coding sequence ATGATTTCAAAAAACACAGATCTTGGATTATTAGTATTACGTATCAGCGTTGGAGGTTTAATGCTTTTTCATGGAGTAGCAAAATTGCTTCACGGAATTTCTTTTTTAGTAGAAAACATGGGAACATTTGCCTATGCCGTTTATATTGGTGAGGTTTTGGCTCCTTTGCTTATTTTATTAGGATGGAGAGCCAGAATTGGAGCTGTTATTTTTGCTATAAATTGCATTGTAGCTATAGCAGTGGCTCATTCACAAGATATGTTTTCAATTAGTGATCATGGAGGTTATGCAAATGAATTATTGATGCTGTATCTTTTAGGCTCGATTGCTTTGTTCTTTACAGGAGCTGGAAAATTTGCAGTTTCAAAAACAAATCAATGGGATTAA
- a CDS encoding GNAT family N-acetyltransferase produces the protein MNAIQHRIDVPVFSSVGKISEAHDFFIEEARAEHILYLNEICEETLLSAKARGTGISGRPPELLSEKMKKGEAVIAFSQDGKWAGFAFISSWENGRYVSNSGLIVAPEFRNTGLAKKIKKKIFELSRTKYPDAMLFSLTTGLTVMKMNHELGFEPVTYAELTKDEHFWENCKSCINCPILLSKERKNCLCTAMLFDPEKNRKEVSNSR, from the coding sequence ATGAACGCGATTCAGCATAGAATTGACGTACCTGTCTTTTCTTCTGTCGGAAAAATTAGTGAAGCTCATGATTTTTTTATCGAAGAAGCAAGAGCCGAACATATTCTTTATTTAAATGAAATTTGCGAAGAAACACTATTGTCCGCAAAAGCTCGCGGAACTGGGATTTCAGGCCGACCACCTGAATTGCTTTCGGAAAAAATGAAAAAAGGTGAAGCCGTTATTGCATTTTCGCAAGATGGAAAATGGGCAGGTTTTGCTTTTATTTCTTCCTGGGAAAATGGACGTTATGTTTCAAATTCTGGATTAATTGTCGCTCCCGAGTTTAGAAATACAGGATTGGCAAAAAAAATTAAAAAAAAGATTTTTGAACTCAGTCGTACAAAATACCCTGATGCAATGCTATTCAGTTTAACGACAGGCCTTACCGTCATGAAAATGAATCATGAACTCGGTTTTGAACCGGTGACGTACGCTGAACTAACAAAAGACGAGCATTTTTGGGAAAACTGCAAAAGCTGTATCAATTGTCCGATTTTATTAAGTAAAGAAAGAAAAAACTGTTTGTGTACTGCAATGTTATTTGATCCCGAAAAAAACAGGAAAGAAGTTTCAAATTCTCGTTAA
- a CDS encoding TonB-dependent receptor produces MKSFSVFFFFVLSLSMNAQSVNGVVNDADGKPLSDVLIRNLISKFHAHSNFEGKFVLENTVVNDSIEVSKRGFATIKSKIQNTESIAIVLTEKPFLLEEVAITNNLKYLNTISKIDLEIQPISNSQDLLRKIPGLFIGQHAGGGKAEQIFLRGFDCDHGTDINISVDGMPVNMVSHAHGQGYSDLHFVIPETVDNIDFDKGSYFADKGDFTTAGYVGFNTKNALEHSTISFEGGQFDTFRTVALFNLLNKENQSAYFAGEYMMTDGYFDAPQNFNRINLFAKYNAKLNNRDRIALFVSHFKSQWDASGQIPDRAVNDGTISHFGAIDPNEGGNTDRTNFNLQYDAKIDENTQIKNTAYLSKYDFELYSNFTFFLNDPVNGDQIKQKENRTIVGFQSEYDQKLDENWRFKLGAGLRNDNNKDVELSHTLNRKTVLDYLSLGNVNQTNLFSFTSFDFTSRKWLVNAGLRVDYFKFGYEDQLASVYTNQTESKAIVSPKLNFLYTQNNTLQYFLKLGKGFHSNDTRVVVAQKGQEILPETYGADLGINWKPFPRMILNSAIWYLYLGQEFVYVGDEAVVEPSGKTQRKGFDFGFRYQLTNWLFWNTDYTYTHARSLDEPKGNDYLPLAPVHTLMNGFSVKDLKGFSGSLRTRFLGDRPANEDNSVVAKGYCITDFSVNYQIKKVSIGVNIDNIFDTKWKETQFLTESRLANETVPVEEIHFTAGTPFNARLILKYSW; encoded by the coding sequence ATGAAATCATTTTCTGTATTTTTCTTTTTTGTTCTTTCCCTTTCTATGAATGCCCAATCAGTAAATGGAGTTGTAAATGACGCTGATGGAAAACCATTATCAGACGTTTTGATTCGTAATCTTATTTCGAAATTTCATGCGCATTCTAATTTTGAAGGGAAATTTGTTCTAGAAAATACTGTTGTGAATGATAGTATCGAAGTTTCGAAAAGAGGTTTCGCAACCATAAAAAGTAAGATTCAAAACACGGAATCTATTGCGATTGTATTGACAGAAAAACCTTTTCTGCTTGAAGAAGTTGCCATTACAAACAATCTGAAATATCTGAATACCATTTCAAAGATTGATTTAGAAATCCAACCGATATCGAATTCTCAGGATTTATTGCGGAAAATTCCCGGATTATTCATCGGTCAGCATGCTGGTGGAGGAAAGGCCGAACAAATTTTCCTGAGAGGATTTGATTGTGATCATGGAACAGATATTAATATATCCGTTGATGGAATGCCAGTAAATATGGTTTCGCACGCTCACGGACAAGGATATTCAGATCTTCATTTTGTGATTCCAGAAACAGTTGATAATATCGATTTTGACAAAGGTTCTTATTTTGCCGATAAGGGAGATTTTACAACTGCGGGCTATGTTGGTTTTAATACAAAAAATGCACTAGAACATAGTACGATTTCTTTTGAGGGCGGACAGTTTGATACTTTTAGGACCGTTGCTTTGTTTAATTTGTTAAATAAGGAAAATCAGTCGGCGTACTTTGCGGGAGAATACATGATGACCGATGGTTATTTTGATGCGCCTCAAAATTTTAATCGAATTAATTTGTTTGCAAAATATAACGCCAAACTAAACAACAGAGATCGAATAGCATTGTTTGTGTCTCATTTTAAAAGCCAGTGGGATGCGAGTGGACAAATTCCAGATCGTGCAGTGAATGATGGCACAATTTCACATTTTGGCGCTATTGATCCTAATGAAGGCGGAAATACAGACAGAACCAATTTCAATTTGCAGTATGATGCCAAAATTGATGAAAATACACAGATAAAAAATACGGCTTATTTGAGCAAATATGATTTTGAATTGTATTCTAATTTTACTTTTTTTCTAAATGATCCAGTAAACGGCGATCAAATCAAACAAAAAGAAAACAGGACAATTGTAGGTTTTCAGTCGGAATATGATCAAAAATTGGATGAAAACTGGCGTTTTAAGCTAGGAGCGGGATTGCGAAATGATAATAATAAAGATGTCGAATTATCACATACTTTAAACCGAAAAACAGTTTTGGATTATTTGAGTTTAGGAAATGTGAATCAGACGAATCTTTTTTCATTTACGAGTTTTGATTTTACTTCTAGGAAATGGCTTGTAAATGCAGGTCTTCGTGTGGATTATTTCAAATTTGGATATGAAGATCAATTGGCTTCGGTTTATACAAATCAAACAGAAAGCAAAGCTATTGTAAGTCCAAAATTGAACTTTTTATATACGCAAAATAACACTTTGCAATATTTCCTGAAACTAGGAAAAGGTTTTCATAGTAATGACACCCGCGTTGTAGTGGCGCAAAAAGGACAGGAAATTTTGCCTGAAACTTATGGAGCAGATTTAGGAATTAATTGGAAACCATTCCCAAGAATGATTTTGAATTCAGCGATTTGGTATTTGTATTTGGGACAGGAATTTGTGTATGTAGGAGACGAAGCGGTTGTAGAGCCAAGCGGTAAAACTCAAAGAAAAGGTTTTGATTTTGGTTTTAGATATCAATTAACCAATTGGCTATTCTGGAATACAGATTACACATATACGCATGCACGTTCTCTTGACGAGCCAAAAGGAAATGATTATTTGCCATTAGCACCAGTTCATACTTTAATGAACGGGTTTTCGGTAAAAGATTTAAAAGGTTTTTCGGGAAGTTTAAGAACCCGTTTCTTGGGGGATCGTCCAGCAAATGAAGACAATTCGGTTGTTGCAAAAGGCTATTGCATCACAGATTTCTCTGTAAATTATCAGATTAAAAAAGTATCAATAGGAGTGAACATTGATAATATTTTTGATACAAAATGGAAAGAAACACAATTCTTGACCGAATCAAGATTAGCAAACGAAACAGTTCCAGTTGAAGAAATTCATTTTACTGCAGGAACTCCATTTAATGCTCGATTGATTTTGAAATACAGCTGGTAA
- a CDS encoding SDR family NAD(P)-dependent oxidoreductase — protein sequence MSKTILISGASKGFGRAWTEAFLAKGYKVAATARNIDTLADLKAQYGEAILPLKLDVNNRSESFAVVEKVQQHFGTIDILINNAGYALNGAVEEATEQEARAQFETNFFGTLWLTQAVLPIMRKQQSGHIIQVSSILGIATLPIIGLYNASKFAVEGLTETLASEVKQFGINVTLVEPNGYVTDIWGNGIISESIPAYDGIKKAIADGHDPDTFGKTSATVPAIIKLVEAENPPLRLFLGKVALPFAKQTYEQKLKTWEEWADVSVAAHG from the coding sequence ATGTCAAAAACAATTTTAATTTCAGGAGCGTCAAAAGGATTCGGAAGAGCCTGGACAGAAGCATTTTTAGCAAAAGGATACAAGGTAGCTGCAACAGCCAGAAATATTGATACCCTAGCCGACTTAAAAGCACAATACGGAGAGGCAATTTTACCTCTTAAACTAGATGTAAACAACCGCTCAGAATCGTTTGCAGTGGTAGAAAAAGTACAACAGCATTTCGGGACTATAGATATCCTGATTAATAATGCAGGTTATGCTTTAAACGGAGCTGTTGAGGAAGCTACAGAACAAGAAGCAAGAGCACAATTCGAAACTAATTTCTTTGGTACGCTTTGGCTAACACAAGCGGTATTGCCAATTATGAGAAAACAGCAAAGCGGCCATATTATTCAGGTTTCTTCTATTTTAGGGATCGCTACTTTACCAATCATTGGTTTATATAATGCTTCTAAATTTGCTGTTGAAGGTCTTACTGAAACGCTGGCTTCAGAAGTAAAACAATTCGGAATTAACGTTACTTTGGTTGAACCAAACGGATATGTTACCGATATCTGGGGTAACGGAATCATCAGCGAAAGCATCCCAGCTTATGACGGAATCAAAAAAGCAATCGCAGATGGACATGATCCTGATACTTTCGGAAAAACAAGCGCTACGGTTCCTGCCATCATTAAATTAGTTGAAGCCGAAAATCCTCCTTTGCGCCTATTTTTAGGAAAAGTAGCCTTACCATTTGCCAAACAAACTTACGAACAAAAACTAAAAACCTGGGAAGAATGGGCAGACGTTTCTGTTGCAGCTCACGGTTAA
- a CDS encoding TetR/AcrR family transcriptional regulator, translating to MAKGEETRQFIIEKAAPIFNTKGIAATSMSDIMEATKLSKGSMYVHFENKEVLACAAVDHNMKKLGDKLVSEISKSKTAKEELFAYIDFFSNAVNPPLTGGCPLLNFGTEADDTNPIVKEKINKGCNANQQLLASSVNKGIANGEFKPNWNAEEFAVIMFAMMEGGHLISRMSGNNDKMKIIAKTLKNIIEENSF from the coding sequence ATGGCAAAAGGAGAAGAAACCAGACAATTTATCATAGAAAAAGCAGCACCAATTTTTAATACAAAAGGGATTGCGGCAACCTCTATGAGCGATATTATGGAGGCAACCAAATTGTCAAAAGGAAGCATGTACGTTCATTTTGAAAACAAGGAAGTCCTTGCCTGCGCCGCTGTTGATCACAATATGAAAAAATTAGGCGATAAACTAGTTTCTGAAATCAGCAAAAGCAAAACAGCAAAAGAAGAATTGTTTGCTTATATCGATTTTTTTAGCAATGCCGTGAATCCGCCTTTAACTGGTGGTTGTCCCTTATTAAATTTCGGAACCGAAGCTGACGACACCAACCCTATTGTAAAAGAGAAAATCAATAAAGGTTGTAACGCCAATCAACAATTATTAGCCAGCAGCGTCAATAAAGGAATTGCCAACGGAGAATTTAAGCCTAACTGGAATGCCGAAGAATTTGCTGTCATCATGTTCGCCATGATGGAAGGTGGCCATTTAATTTCAAGAATGTCTGGCAACAACGATAAAATGAAAATCATCGCTAAAACCCTCAAAAATATAATAGAGGAAAACAGCTTCTAA
- a CDS encoding DHA2 family efflux MFS transporter permease subunit has protein sequence MTPIQRKLLILTVILAAIMELIDISIVNVALSHMSGNLGATLEDTSWVITAYAIANVIIIPITSFLSANLGRRNYYIGSVILFTCCSFMCGHSSNIWMLVFFRFFQGIGGGALLSVSQVVVFELFPKDKQSTAGAIFGAGIFIGPTIGPTLGGYITENYDWPWIFLINIPIGILVAISCIFLLKEPPVKPEIAKVDWIGIALLAIGVGALQTVLERGEVEDWFETRYIVILAAIASITLLTFIYWELTVDKPVVNLRVLKSKSLSIAAILTFVTGFGMFISIYISPVVAQRLLSFSPYQTGLLLLPGALFALVALKLCGTLLQKGVSPVLIIAAGFLLFIYFNWRMSEITLDTSAFEVSTALIFRALGMALLTVPLTMLAVSSLDDKDVGQGAALNNMMRQLGGSFGVSIINTYIAHRFAEHRNVLVSNVSLDNLKAMNRLNGYIAYFQHHGFAYNEARSKALKLMENIIMRQSSLLSYRDAFLFVGLFFVITLPLLLLVMNKSKKPKTNIILSDH, from the coding sequence ATGACACCAATACAACGAAAACTGCTTATTTTAACCGTAATCCTCGCCGCGATTATGGAGCTTATTGATATTTCAATTGTCAATGTTGCGCTTTCGCATATGAGTGGCAATTTGGGCGCAACTTTAGAAGACACCTCTTGGGTCATAACGGCTTATGCCATTGCCAATGTCATCATTATCCCGATTACGAGTTTTTTGAGTGCCAATCTTGGTCGCAGAAACTATTATATTGGTTCGGTAATTTTATTTACGTGTTGCTCTTTTATGTGCGGACATTCCTCAAATATCTGGATGCTTGTTTTCTTCAGATTCTTTCAAGGAATTGGTGGAGGCGCTTTATTATCCGTATCTCAGGTTGTGGTATTTGAGCTTTTTCCGAAAGACAAACAATCAACAGCAGGCGCTATATTTGGAGCCGGAATTTTCATCGGACCCACAATTGGGCCGACGCTTGGCGGTTACATTACAGAAAATTACGATTGGCCTTGGATTTTCCTGATCAATATTCCAATCGGAATTTTAGTTGCGATTTCCTGTATTTTCTTGTTGAAAGAACCGCCCGTAAAACCAGAAATCGCCAAAGTTGATTGGATCGGAATTGCTTTATTGGCAATTGGTGTCGGCGCACTTCAAACTGTTTTAGAACGAGGCGAAGTCGAAGATTGGTTTGAAACTCGTTATATTGTAATTCTCGCTGCCATTGCTTCAATTACCTTATTGACGTTTATTTATTGGGAATTAACCGTTGACAAACCTGTGGTCAATCTTCGAGTTCTTAAAAGCAAATCTTTGAGCATTGCAGCAATTCTAACTTTTGTGACCGGATTTGGAATGTTTATTTCTATTTACATTAGTCCAGTTGTGGCACAGCGTCTTTTGAGTTTTTCACCTTATCAAACCGGTTTGCTTTTATTGCCAGGCGCTCTATTTGCTTTAGTCGCCTTAAAACTATGTGGGACATTGCTTCAAAAAGGTGTTTCTCCCGTTCTTATTATTGCTGCGGGATTTTTACTGTTTATTTATTTCAATTGGAGAATGTCGGAAATCACTTTAGACACCAGTGCTTTTGAAGTATCAACAGCTTTGATTTTCCGTGCTTTAGGAATGGCTTTATTAACGGTTCCTTTAACAATGTTGGCTGTTTCCTCACTCGATGACAAAGATGTTGGACAAGGCGCAGCGCTCAACAATATGATGCGCCAATTGGGCGGTTCTTTTGGCGTTTCTATCATCAATACCTATATCGCGCATCGTTTTGCCGAACATCGAAACGTTTTGGTTTCGAATGTAAGTTTAGATAATCTAAAAGCAATGAATCGTCTTAACGGCTATATTGCTTACTTTCAACATCATGGTTTTGCTTATAACGAAGCAAGATCAAAAGCGCTGAAATTAATGGAGAATATCATAATGAGACAATCTTCTTTATTGAGTTATAGAGATGCTTTTCTTTTTGTTGGTTTATTTTTTGTCATCACGCTTCCCCTGTTATTACTGGTAATGAACAAGTCTAAAAAGCCAAAAACAAATATAATTTTGTCTGATCATTAA
- a CDS encoding PaaI family thioesterase: protein MKTRLQVLQDHLDREFTASPSPFMLWMKPIVLVAEPGTVTFKYVVREEMSNPIKSLHGGVTAAIADDCIGATLFSLDEEHFYTTINLNIDYFAPAHVGDTILAKTAIIKKGKQFVNAQCEIWNEAETRLIARAYSNLFKTNVIKKVL, encoded by the coding sequence ATGAAAACAAGATTACAAGTACTTCAAGATCATTTAGACAGAGAATTCACAGCTTCGCCCTCACCTTTTATGTTATGGATGAAACCAATCGTTTTAGTTGCGGAGCCTGGTACTGTCACATTCAAATATGTAGTGAGAGAAGAAATGTCAAATCCGATTAAATCTTTGCATGGAGGTGTTACTGCGGCAATTGCAGATGATTGTATTGGTGCAACTTTATTTTCTTTGGATGAGGAACATTTTTACACAACCATTAATCTCAACATCGATTATTTTGCTCCAGCGCATGTTGGGGACACAATTTTGGCAAAAACTGCTATCATTAAAAAGGGAAAACAATTTGTAAATGCACAGTGCGAAATCTGGAACGAAGCTGAAACTCGTTTAATTGCCAGAGCTTATTCTAATTTATTCAAAACCAATGTAATCAAAAAAGTGCTTTAA
- a CDS encoding TetR/AcrR family transcriptional regulator, whose product MSKAEKTKQFIIEKTAPIFNMKGYSGTSISDITDITGLTKGSIYGNFENKDEVAIAVFKYNVKKLHDAFSREIDKQTTFKGKLLVYPKLYSKYSDLQVTKGGCPILNTATESDDTHPILKKYAERTLNYWKEKIMYFIEQGILAGEFKTTSIDTEKTALTIIALIEGAIMISKLTSNLDNLSTIMTSVYKIIDDLE is encoded by the coding sequence ATGAGCAAAGCGGAAAAAACCAAGCAATTTATTATCGAAAAGACAGCTCCAATCTTTAATATGAAAGGTTACAGCGGTACTTCGATAAGTGATATTACAGACATAACCGGACTCACAAAAGGAAGCATTTATGGTAATTTCGAGAATAAGGACGAAGTAGCGATTGCGGTTTTTAAATACAATGTCAAAAAATTGCACGATGCGTTTTCTAGAGAAATTGACAAACAGACTACTTTTAAAGGCAAGTTATTAGTTTATCCAAAGTTGTATTCTAAATATTCTGATTTACAAGTAACAAAGGGCGGTTGCCCAATTTTAAACACTGCAACAGAATCAGATGATACACATCCAATTTTGAAGAAATACGCCGAGCGAACGCTGAATTATTGGAAAGAAAAAATAATGTATTTTATTGAGCAAGGAATTTTGGCGGGAGAATTCAAAACCACTTCAATTGATACCGAAAAAACGGCACTAACTATCATTGCTTTAATTGAAGGTGCCATAATGATCAGCAAACTGACCAGCAATTTAGATAATTTGTCAACTATTATGACTTCGGTTTACAAAATAATTGACGATTTAGAATAA
- a CDS encoding carbohydrate-binding protein, whose translation MKTFLLSVTIVVMSLTKSFAQTSKAFKPQQIPGKIECEWYDLGGEGIAYHDTDEINNGSGKLNPVNGNPLNEFRINEGVDISYSKDGDIDNNPYNKVPRSIGDLYIGWTVPGEWINYTVEVSKSGTYKIGALYTANGDGEISIDVNGKDATGKMKITSTHDDKDPVDWRQWHHWNSSDSIGTIKLKKGKQTLRLHIVSNGNMNFDYLTFTAQ comes from the coding sequence ATGAAAACATTTCTATTATCGGTTACTATTGTAGTCATGAGTTTGACAAAAAGTTTCGCACAAACTTCAAAAGCATTTAAACCGCAACAAATTCCGGGTAAAATAGAATGCGAATGGTATGATTTGGGTGGCGAAGGAATTGCTTATCACGACACTGACGAAATAAACAACGGAAGCGGAAAATTGAATCCGGTAAACGGAAATCCGCTGAATGAATTCAGAATAAATGAAGGGGTTGATATTTCGTATTCGAAAGATGGCGATATTGACAACAATCCATATAATAAAGTTCCGAGAAGTATTGGAGATCTTTACATAGGCTGGACTGTACCTGGAGAATGGATAAATTATACTGTCGAAGTAAGCAAATCTGGAACTTACAAAATAGGCGCGCTTTACACCGCAAACGGCGATGGCGAAATCAGCATTGACGTAAACGGAAAGGATGCTACGGGAAAAATGAAAATTACCTCAACACATGATGACAAAGATCCAGTCGATTGGAGACAATGGCATCATTGGAACAGTTCAGATTCCATTGGAACAATTAAATTGAAGAAAGGCAAACAAACACTCCGACTTCATATTGTTTCAAATGGCAACATGAATTTTGATTATCTGACTTTTACTGCCCAATAA
- a CDS encoding helix-turn-helix domain-containing protein, which produces MARNQKEEFQALQDTLYVLGGKWKLPIINSICNGNNRFKDIKESIPGITSRMLSKELKDMELNNLVKRTEDPDALIPILYESTPYCKSFGPIISEMIKWGISHRNHIKNRETASER; this is translated from the coding sequence ATGGCAAGAAATCAAAAAGAAGAATTTCAGGCGCTTCAGGACACTTTGTATGTTTTGGGCGGAAAATGGAAACTTCCTATCATCAATTCCATTTGCAACGGAAATAATAGATTTAAAGACATCAAAGAAAGCATTCCCGGAATCACGTCCCGAATGTTATCAAAAGAATTAAAAGATATGGAACTCAATAATTTAGTCAAAAGAACTGAAGATCCAGATGCTCTAATTCCGATTCTTTATGAATCAACTCCGTATTGCAAATCTTTTGGGCCTATAATTTCTGAAATGATCAAATGGGGAATTTCACATCGAAATCATATTAAGAATAGAGAAACAGCTTCAGAAAGATAA
- a CDS encoding GNAT family N-acetyltransferase has product MKPIIIPIENKFENAIADLILNIQINEFNVPITKEDQPDLFNIQNFYYAGGGGFWGAFINDELVGTIALVKFDEHSAAIRKMFVKKEFRGKEFSIAQQLLETLIEYCKENGIDDLYLGTVAILEAALRFYEKNDFVRIEKEALPEKFPLMKPDNVFCHLNLKK; this is encoded by the coding sequence ATGAAACCTATAATAATTCCAATAGAAAATAAGTTCGAAAATGCCATTGCCGACTTAATTTTAAACATTCAGATAAACGAATTCAATGTTCCGATTACAAAAGAAGATCAGCCCGATTTATTTAATATTCAGAACTTTTATTATGCTGGAGGCGGAGGTTTTTGGGGCGCATTTATAAATGATGAATTAGTAGGAACTATTGCCTTGGTTAAATTTGATGAGCATTCGGCGGCAATTCGAAAGATGTTTGTAAAAAAGGAATTTCGCGGAAAAGAATTTTCGATTGCGCAGCAATTATTAGAGACTTTAATAGAATATTGCAAAGAAAACGGAATCGATGATTTATATTTGGGAACTGTTGCGATTTTAGAAGCTGCATTGCGTTTTTACGAAAAGAATGATTTTGTGCGAATTGAAAAAGAAGCGCTTCCAGAAAAATTCCCGTTAATGAAACCCGATAATGTTTTTTGTCATTTAAACTTAAAGAAATAG
- a CDS encoding MarR family winged helix-turn-helix transcriptional regulator, whose translation MNIIDESGILAISTRLQRLSEQLRKDGALVYKSYGIDFEPKWFPVIYTLYYKDTLSVVEIANEIGYTHPSTISLLKELEKQKLIRSKKDKIDERKRLIQLTAKGQELIEQMKPVWEVMKNALTEITNNQNNLLRAIEEAENKILHQSFLQRALQLKSGGE comes from the coding sequence ATGAATATTATAGACGAATCGGGAATTTTGGCTATTTCGACGCGATTACAGCGCTTAAGCGAACAATTGCGAAAAGATGGCGCATTGGTTTATAAATCATATGGAATTGATTTTGAACCGAAATGGTTTCCAGTAATTTATACCTTATATTATAAAGATACTTTAAGCGTTGTGGAGATTGCCAATGAAATTGGCTACACGCATCCGTCAACGATAAGTTTGTTGAAAGAGCTGGAAAAACAAAAACTGATTCGCTCTAAAAAAGACAAAATCGACGAACGAAAAAGATTGATTCAGCTGACTGCAAAAGGGCAGGAGCTTATTGAACAAATGAAACCGGTTTGGGAAGTCATGAAAAATGCTTTAACGGAAATCACGAACAATCAAAACAATCTGTTAAGAGCAATTGAAGAAGCTGAAAATAAAATTTTGCATCAGAGTTTTTTGCAAAGAGCTTTACAGTTGAAGAGTGGAGGAGAGTAA